CACCGCGTGTACTGGGCCTTTAACCGGGCCGGGTACGTGTATGCCCGCCAGCTGTATGTAGACAGCATAAGGCGTTGAATAGGCCTGGACCTTTATATAGGGGTAGGACGTCTTCAAGGTGTACTTTACAAGATCCTTTATAAGGGCGTTAACCTTACTTCCGCCATATACGTTAACTACAACTAATCCGTACTCCTCCAGGTGATCGATGTATATGTTCTCGCTATCCCCGAGCTCTCTAACATGCCTTAAGCAGTCGATGGGCTCTTCTAGTATTAGGAGTTCTCTTAGGTCCTCGGGAAGGTCTCCGTGCTCCTTTATGTACTTCACGACTTCGCCAACTTCTTGCGCAACCGAGAACTCTACGGGGATATTTTCCCCTTCCCAATGGGGTATGATTACTTCTTCCGCAGACGTCTTTGCTGGTTCTACGTAGAGCTTGCGCTCCCTCTCGTCGTAACTAACGACTCTCCACGGCCTCCCGGCAAGTACTATCACACTATCTGGGTCTAAGTTTGTTACAACGTATTCTTCGTCGAGGACGCCCACTTTACCCCCCGAACCAGCATCTACTACGTGCACGTCCCTCGTGGCCGGTATCATAGACGTCTTGTAAACGTATAGTTTAGTCTTCCTAGTTGGAATTATGACATTGTTTTCCCCCTTCACTCTTACTATTCTCGTATACAATAGGTAATCTACGATTTCGTTGAACTCCTCAAACGACAGGTCAGAGTATAGGGGGTGCCTCTTAACTTCATTGTACAGCTTATCGAGAGGTACGCCGTCGGAATGCAAGAGCGTGTACAATGCGATGGCGTACGCCAGAACATCAAGGGGTTTGGGTATTATAACCTCCCGTTCGAGGAGGCCGTTACGGGCTCTTCGAGCTATTACGAGCGCTTCCAGTAGGTGTAAAATATTACTGGAAGTTATGATCAGCCCCCTACTTACATCGCCGAGTCTATGCCTGCTCCTACCTACTCGTTGAATAAGCCTAGCTGCTTGGCGTGGAGACATGTACTGCATTACGTATTCGACATGCCCAATATCGATTCCAAGTTCCAGGCTTGAAGTTGAAACGAGCATGTTAAGCTTTTTTTCACGGAAACACGTTTCCACCTTTTCTCTGTGCGACCTGGAGAGGCTTCCGTGGTGCACATCGAGCTTCAATTCCAATCCAAGCTCCTCTATTTGTTTTCTAAGTAGTGTACTCAGGCTCTCAGCTAGGGATCGCGTGTTTGTGAACACTATTACGGACTTTTCCTCTAATGCTTTTTCGACAATCTTCTCCAGCCTGGCCGCAAGCGCTTCATCGTCAACGTGCGTAAGTATTTTCTTACATACTTCCGTCCTGCAAGCCGGAACCATAACCCTTAGTTCGAGATCTCTGGTAGAAGGGTCTTTGAGCATCACTACAGGTAGCGCACTTCCTGGTGAAATCAGTTTTAACGCCTTATCCTCTTCTTGAAGAGTTGCAGTAAGCGCTACCTTCACGAGACTTTTGTTTAAGTAAGATTCTAAAAGGTACAGCACGGTTAGAAGTAGCAGTCCCCGCTTACTTTCAAGCATGTCACGGTACTCGTCAATTATAACATATTCAAGGTTCCCTAGGTAGGGGCGTATTTCCTCGTTTATAATAATGTAGTTGAACGTTTCCGGCGTAGTTATCAGAATGTGTGGCGGCGACTTCGCTATGCTTCTCCTTATGGAAGAGGGGGTGTCGCCGTGCCTGACCGCGACATCGAGTTCAAAGCAAGTGCCTATTCTTTTAAGCCTTCTTTCAATGTCCCGATTTAGTGCTCTAAGAGGAGTTACGTATATAGCGGTTATAGCTCGTTTACTCTGAGACGCTGTCTTGAGCATTATTGGGAAAACAGCTGCTTCCGTCTTCCCGCTTCCCGTGGGTGCTACAACTACAAGCGACCTGTCTCCTTTGCTTAACTCAATTAAGCTCTTTCTCTGAATTTCCGTTAACTTCTGGTAACCAAGTTCTTTGAGGCAGGTCGCGATCTTGTTAAGATCCATGGGCCTCCTGAACCGAAGTTATAAGTAGAGCTAGTTTACTATAAATTTTCAGGAATGCGTGGTTTTGCGTGTAGTACTAGATGGTGGAAATGGGGATTAGTGCGTTAAACTTGATTAAAGTGCTGGCGTCGAGTTTATGCAATCTTTTACTAGTTCTCCTGCTCACGGTGCAGGGCCCAGCTGAGGCAGCCTTCTCCGCGTCACTGGGTATTATAACGCCGTGGTTGGACATAATTGTTTCCGCGGTGCACATAGCGGTATCGTTCATATTACTAAACAATGCTCTCTCAGCCTTGCTCAACAGGACGTTCTTCATAGTGTACCTCGTCTCCATGGGTTATGAGCATGTGAACAACGCGTTGCTCTTCAGGGAAATGGCGGGGTTAATGTTATCCCTGCCTCTAATTGTCATCGTAAAACACGTGACCGGTTTACCGAGCACTGCACTAGAGTTCAAGAGGCTCGTGAAGAGTCGTGTAGGGTTTAAAGTAGGTGCCAACGAGCTGTTCGTTCTCCTGATCCCCCACATTGGGGGGGTGATATCCGTACTCGCCACCTCGTTCTCGGCGTACTCAACGGATATTTACGTGATCGTGGTGAACAATGCACTGGTACCGGTAATCCTCCTCTTTATGGTAATGCTCGTGAGTGAGGAGTTATCGGGTACCGCCGACCGCGCTATAATGGGCTTTACTTCGGGGCTTGGAGTTCTTGGATTAGCGCCACTGATTTCGCTAATGGCCATGGAAAGAACCAGTGGCGCCTTATACCCATCAAGGGCGCTCTATGCCAGTAAACGCGGGTTATACTTGGGGAAGGCTGTTGCCACTCTAACCTATGGGTATCCTAGCAACGCGTACAGAAAACTCAGAAAAAGTGCCAGGTTCTCAGGAGAGGGCAGGAGAGCCTGGTACTGGCGGGCAGTACAACACTCTCTGTATGTTGACCTCAACGAGCTGAACACTCCACATATAATCGTTATAGGCTCGTCGGGCTCTGGAAAGACAACACTTGTCAAGCATATAGTGCTGGAATCCAGTAGAGTTTACGGGCACAACGTGCTGATCATAGACCAGCACGGGGAGTATAAAGACCTCGCTAGTTTTATTAAGTGCAAAATAATAGATGCTTCCAGGTGCTCGTTAAACCCATTGGTTTTAGCGAACACATCTCCTCGTGAAAGAGCGCTCCAACTCGCACACGCGGTATCAGTAACATTTAGGCTAGGCTTATTGCAGAGGAAAATGCTCGAAGAGGTGATAATGAAGACCTATGAGCTGAAAGGCATTACCTCGGGGGATCCGGCTACGTGGAGGAGGGATCCACCCACGTTACAAGACCTCGTAGGGGTTTGTAAGGAACTCGGTAAGGAGATCCCGGAGTACAACAGGCTACTTCCATACATAGTTCTACTGAGTGAACATATAAGCGGGGGCGAGTGGCTTAGCGTAGAGGAGTTGCTCTTAGAAAGCGCCATTATAGACATGACTGGTCTATCGAGCGACTTCGCACGAGCGCTATTCCTGGATACGTTAATGTACACATTAATAAATAAGATGTACACTACTAGGTTAACTAAGAAAGTGATGCTCGTAATTGAGGAGGCGAGAGGTCTATTACCGAGATCTCTCGCGAGGGAGCTTCTATCGAGACTTTTTGCAGAGAGTAGGAAGTTCGGTTTTTCAATAGTCGTCGTTTCTCAAGAGATAAGGAGAATTCCTAAAGTGCTGGTGGATAACGCGGGGCTTAGGGTATTCTTTGTACTAAATGAACCTAGAAGCGTCGAAGAAGCCTCAAAGATCATTGCTGGCTTAGATGTGAAAGAGAAATCGCTAGTTGTGGCAGAGGCCATCCGAACGCTCGCACCCCACACATTTATGATACACGCGACAGGCGTAGATGCGATCTTCGTCGTTAAATCGCCCTTCTTAACGAGGAGCAAGTCCGCCTAGCGGTCGGCTCGGTATTTAAGTCTCAAAGAGCCTAATGTTGCGTAGGTGCATGTTTTATGCCAGGTGGAGAAGAGGAAGAAGTGGAAACAGAAGTGGGAAGGGGGAAAGAGGCGGAGGAAGAAACGGGAGAGATACTAATAGATCAGCTAAGGCTACTTCTCGACATTACGAAGCTATGGCATAGAATTCTTCATGGTGAGGCATCAATAGAGGACCTTAAATCAATGGTCACGGTGAAGCCCTCAAGAAAACCAGAAGAGGCGGAAGGGAAGAAGACAACTAAACGTAGGGCGAAGACGGCCAAAGTCAAGGAGAAGAAGGCACGAAAATCGCGTAGAAAAGTGGGTAGTAAGTAGAAGAGCAACTGCCTATATACTGGTGAACTCCACCTCGGTAAATCCTAGTTCCTCCAGAGACGATATGATCAGTTCTCTCGGGGCCCTCCTGTCTAGTATGAGCTCTACGATCTTTTTACCGTGCTCAGTTAATAACTTAACCTTATGTACGATAACCCTTCCGCGCAGGGAATCAGCGGGGTCTTTTATTACTACTAGATACCCATTAGACTTCTTGTGTGCTATGCTGTAGTACTCATCAAAGCCTAGTATTATTCTTTTAGCCTCTTCAAGATCCCTCGTACTACCGTGCTTTCTCATTATAACTTCAATGAACCTTAATGCGTAATCACGCTCTAAGCTGATGTGCGGGTACCTTGCCAGGTCTAACACTATGGTGATCTTCATGTGTTAAAACCCGGTTTTTTTATATCTGACTCTCGTCTCATAGATAACTCTGGGGATACGATGTTTAAAGTTCTTTATCCAAACGCGAGTAAGCTTAAAAAAGCAGTGCAGGCGCTCTCAAAACTCAGTGACGAATTCCCGTTGTACGTAACGGGCAACGGTATGGACATAAAGGTACTTAGTCCCGACAAGACGATGTTAGCAGTACTAACGCTTCCAAGCCTCGTATTCGAAGAATTTTCCGTTGACGAGGAGACGACTATCATTACCTCGGCAACGGAGCTGAGAAAGATCATCCGTAGAGCGAGTAGAAATGACGCCCTCCTTCTAACTATTAGCAAAGAGACAGACGAGCTAGTCCTCGTGTTGAAGGACAGAAAAACGGGCATTGAGCGCGAATTCGGAGTCCCCTTGATACCAAGGCCGCCCGAACCTGTCCCAGAACTACAGCTTGACCTCCCAATCTCGTTCACTATGCTATCAAAAGACTTCAAGGACCTCGTAGGAGACCTAAAACTCGTGGGAGAAGAAGCGCTATTTAGTTACGAGGATGGAAAAGTGATAATACGGTCGGTTGAGCAGCAGAAAGAATACGTTTGTGAACTGAGAGAAGGAAACCCCCTCATACTCCTGGCGTCGACTGTTGAGAAGGCCAGGGTCTCGTATAGTATTGAAATGCTAATGGTGGCTGCCGGAGCCGCGGAGGCATCCAAGCACGTTATCATATCCTTCGATACCGGTAAGCCGTTGAAAATAGAGTATGAACTAGCTGGTGGAGGGAAACTGACGTATTGGATCGTGCCAAGAATGTAGGGCTTAAACATACCCACTGTTAGCCCTCTTTGAGTAGCGAGGTCAGCTCCTTGAGTAGCCTCTCTTTCTCTTCACTACTTAATGCCCTCCTCCTGGTGGCAGAGGCCATTAATGGCGCTTCGACTTTCCATGCTGGCGTCTTGCATCTATCCATCCACAGGGGGCAAGAAACACAGCAATGTATGTCAACTGAAATATCTGGTACAATACTACATTTTTTAACGGGCCTGTGTTGCCCGCAGAAATCGCATCTCTCCCAGTAAATTGTCATAGTCCCGCCTAGTGAGATATATATTTCATGCTTAGATTATTAATGTCAAGGCTTTGAAAAATGCGAGAACTAGCGCGGTAGTTGGGATGCTAGACTGTATATATAAACTCTCTATTCTTACATATGATACATAGGTGTAATTATTGCTTCATGAAATAATATTCTTAGGTAGAGGTGGGCAGGGAGCAGTAACAGCTTCAAATATACTAGTCCAGGCGGCAATATACGAAAATAAGTATGGACAGGGTTTTCCTTTCTTCGGTGCAGAGCGTAGAGGAGCGCCAGTAACAGCGTACGCCAGAATAAGTGATAAGCCAGTATTGAAACATGGAATGTTTAATGAGGCGGACGTTTTAGTGGTTTTCGACGACAGCTTGCTAAAACTAGGAATAACTAAGCGATTTAGGCTTAGAAACAACGCTGTTCTTATTGTGAACACTGCGCTTAGACATATAGATAAAGAACAGTTAACGGTTGCGGGCGCCGTCAAGGTGTATACCGTTAATGCTACTAGAATTGCACGCGATCTCGGCCTAGTGATCGCGGGATGGCCCCTGGTGAACACTGCGATCTTGGGATCGCTGGCGGCGGCGACAA
This genomic stretch from Desulfurococcaceae archaeon harbors:
- a CDS encoding DUF87 domain-containing protein, whose product is MGISALNLIKVLASSLCNLLLVLLLTVQGPAEAAFSASLGIITPWLDIIVSAVHIAVSFILLNNALSALLNRTFFIVYLVSMGYEHVNNALLFREMAGLMLSLPLIVIVKHVTGLPSTALEFKRLVKSRVGFKVGANELFVLLIPHIGGVISVLATSFSAYSTDIYVIVVNNALVPVILLFMVMLVSEELSGTADRAIMGFTSGLGVLGLAPLISLMAMERTSGALYPSRALYASKRGLYLGKAVATLTYGYPSNAYRKLRKSARFSGEGRRAWYWRAVQHSLYVDLNELNTPHIIVIGSSGSGKTTLVKHIVLESSRVYGHNVLIIDQHGEYKDLASFIKCKIIDASRCSLNPLVLANTSPRERALQLAHAVSVTFRLGLLQRKMLEEVIMKTYELKGITSGDPATWRRDPPTLQDLVGVCKELGKEIPEYNRLLPYIVLLSEHISGGEWLSVEELLLESAIIDMTGLSSDFARALFLDTLMYTLINKMYTTRLTKKVMLVIEEARGLLPRSLARELLSRLFAESRKFGFSIVVVSQEIRRIPKVLVDNAGLRVFFVLNEPRSVEEASKIIAGLDVKEKSLVVAEAIRTLAPHTFMIHATGVDAIFVVKSPFLTRSKSA
- a CDS encoding 2-oxoacid:acceptor oxidoreductase family protein, which translates into the protein MLHEIIFLGRGGQGAVTASNILVQAAIYENKYGQGFPFFGAERRGAPVTAYARISDKPVLKHGMFNEADVLVVFDDSLLKLGITKRFRLRNNAVLIVNTALRHIDKEQLTVAGAVKVYTVNATRIARDLGLVIAGWPLVNTAILGSLAAATRIVSVQSIEKAILDYLGSRLGEKNVKAARSAYEETAFLGEV
- a CDS encoding DNA polymerase sliding clamp translates to MFKVLYPNASKLKKAVQALSKLSDEFPLYVTGNGMDIKVLSPDKTMLAVLTLPSLVFEEFSVDEETTIITSATELRKIIRRASRNDALLLTISKETDELVLVLKDRKTGIEREFGVPLIPRPPEPVPELQLDLPISFTMLSKDFKDLVGDLKLVGEEALFSYEDGKVIIRSVEQQKEYVCELREGNPLILLASTVEKARVSYSIEMLMVAAGAAEASKHVIISFDTGKPLKIEYELAGGGKLTYWIVPRM
- a CDS encoding DEAD/DEAH box helicase encodes the protein MDLNKIATCLKELGYQKLTEIQRKSLIELSKGDRSLVVVAPTGSGKTEAAVFPIMLKTASQSKRAITAIYVTPLRALNRDIERRLKRIGTCFELDVAVRHGDTPSSIRRSIAKSPPHILITTPETFNYIIINEEIRPYLGNLEYVIIDEYRDMLESKRGLLLLTVLYLLESYLNKSLVKVALTATLQEEDKALKLISPGSALPVVMLKDPSTRDLELRVMVPACRTEVCKKILTHVDDEALAARLEKIVEKALEEKSVIVFTNTRSLAESLSTLLRKQIEELGLELKLDVHHGSLSRSHREKVETCFREKKLNMLVSTSSLELGIDIGHVEYVMQYMSPRQAARLIQRVGRSRHRLGDVSRGLIITSSNILHLLEALVIARRARNGLLEREVIIPKPLDVLAYAIALYTLLHSDGVPLDKLYNEVKRHPLYSDLSFEEFNEIVDYLLYTRIVRVKGENNVIIPTRKTKLYVYKTSMIPATRDVHVVDAGSGGKVGVLDEEYVVTNLDPDSVIVLAGRPWRVVSYDERERKLYVEPAKTSAEEVIIPHWEGENIPVEFSVAQEVGEVVKYIKEHGDLPEDLRELLILEEPIDCLRHVRELGDSENIYIDHLEEYGLVVVNVYGGSKVNALIKDLVKYTLKTSYPYIKVQAYSTPYAVYIQLAGIHVPGPVKGPVHAVYEVIKNLKTYANRSLLERIAKDSSAYLWRIYQVAQRFGAISPDSTYVSRKLLEAFSDTIIGKEALKEVFFRDYDIDSFIELAERVAEGKVNVVLRRYSKLQEHHITLLRYIETPLIKEWPSLDTNSFLERLLNRRVSVICLRCGYHREARAREIVELNEFSCPKCGLATLTLVKGDASRELELVKKLRRGEKLTPEEQKLRKDLVERAILLYRYGDKAVLALSALGVGTQEAIRIINRVLSGADLVTELYECEKRFLRVKKYLKEKGGTVSD